Proteins encoded within one genomic window of Glycine soja cultivar W05 chromosome 1, ASM419377v2, whole genome shotgun sequence:
- the LOC114373380 gene encoding B3 domain-containing protein At2g31720-like: MRDLKTLKELVASVTDWKSLEKMSCKPFKPSILHLAISQDAPHLYSEEQLIQLKKLSKLLSSAESKPNTNKTDKRVTKKRQIEERPKEERVMPATIKKPRKIILEQNGPSPDLPPRRIILEHSGPSPDLPMQFKNRVAELSGHDLKYLMHKRLFWSDVKPNNNRLSMPINEIMCEFLTQAEIEKLDERNGSNRKGRLVGLELTVLDPCLREFTLPLKKWSMQRTDTYNLVTDWNSIVSTNEFEEGQELQIWSFRVDNKLYLLLNKL; encoded by the exons ATGAGGGACTTGAAAACTTTAAAGGAATTGGTGGCAAGCGTTACAGATTGGAAGTCGCTCGAGAAGATGTCTTGCAAACCCTTTAAGCCTTCCATTTTGCATTTGGCAATATCACAAGATGCGCCCCACTTATATAGCGAAGAACAGTTGAttcaattaaagaaattaagcaAACTACTTTCAAGCGCTGAATCGAAGCCAAATACAAATAAGACTGATAAGAGGGTGACCAAAAAAAG ACAAATTGAAGAGAGACCTAAAGAAGAAAGAGTCATGCCAGCAACGATTAAAAAACCAAGAAAGATAATCTTGGAACAGAACGGACCATCACCAGATTTGCCGCCAAGAAGGATAATCTTGGAACATAGCGGGCCATCCCCAGATTTGCCAATGCAATTCAAGAACCGAGTAGCTGAGTTGAGTGGTCATGATCTTAAATATTTGATGCACAAGAGACTCTTCTGGTCAGACGTGAAGCCGAACAACAATCGTCTCTCCATGCCCATAAATGAAATTATGTGTGAATTTCTCACACAAGCGGAGATTGAAAAATTGGATGAAAGAAATGGAAGCAACCGAAAAGGACGGCTCGTTGGTCTGGAATTGACTGTGTTAGACCCATGTCTGAGAGAATTTACTTTACCATTGAAGAAGTGGAGCATGCAAAGGACTGACACCTACAACCTGGTAACAGATTGGAATAGTATCGTATCTACTAATGAGTTTGAAGAAGGCCAAGAGCTCCAAATTTGGTCTTTTAGGGTTGATAACAAGTTATATCTTCTCCTAAACAAACTGTGA